CGTCAGAGTGCCACCGCGGTCTTCCAGCGCGCGGACGGTCGGATCACCGTCGCGGCTGTCGTCGCCGAGCGGCGCGCGCTGCATGCGCTCCAGCATCGCTTCTGTCGGAAACGTGACGGTGTCGCTGCGCAGATCGACAATCGGCTGGTCTGCGTTCATTCAGGCGTCCTGCACTTGCAGTCCGGCTGCCGTGGGCTCTGTCTCATCCGCCAGCACGTCCCCGGCGAACCGCTCGACCAGCTTCACCGCAACTGTGTTGCCGAACACGTTGATCGCGGTGCGGCCCATGTCGAGGAAGGCGTCGACCCCGGCGATGATCGCGAGCGCCTCGATCGGCAGCCCGATCGCCGACAGCACCATGGCGATCGCCACCAGCCCGCCCGAGGGCACGTTGGCGCTGCCCTTGCTCGCGATCGTCGTGACCATGACGATCGTGAACAGCGTCGACCAGGTCAGCGTCACGCCATAGGCTTCGGCGAGGAAAGTTACGGCGAGCGCGAAATACATGATGGCGCCGTCGCGGTTGAAGGCATAGCCGAGCGGCAGCACCACCGAGACGATGCGCTCGGAGGCGCCCATCGCCAGCAGCTTTTCCATGTGCAGCGGCAGTGTCACCTCGGAGGAGCGGGTTGAGAAGGCCAGGATCATCGGCTCCATCACCGCTTTGGTCACGGCAATCGGCCTCTCGCCGATCGCAAGCAGCATCAGCCAGAAGATCGCGACCATGATGGCAAGGCCGAGATACATGACGCCGACCAGCTTTGCGAGCGCGACCACGGTGGCAAGGCCCTGTGTGGCGAACAGCCATGCCATGACGGCGAAGATGGCGATCGGCGCGAGCGATGTGATCCATTTGGTGATCTTGAACATCGCCGCGATGACGGCTTCCAGCACGGCGATCATGGGCTCGCCGACCTTGCCCACCGAGGCGAGCGCGAGGCCGAACAGGATGGCGAAGACGAGCGTCGGCAAAATCTTCTGCTCGGCCATCGCCGCGACGATGTTGGATGGGATCATGTCCATGAAGAACTTGATCCAGTCGACCGAGACCGCGAGGTTTTGGGGCACTTTGCCGGTCGCAGCCAGCGGTGCGCCGGCGCCGGGATGGAAGATGGCGTTGAGGAGCAGGCCGATGATGATCGAGATCACGGTGGCGAGATAGAAATAGCCGAGGCTGATCGCAGCTATGCGCCCGAGAACCTTCAGCTCACGCCCCATCCGGCAGATGCCGAGCGTCACGGAGGCGAACACGATGGGGATGACGATCATCTTCACCGCTTCGACGAAGGCGGTGCCGATCGGGCGCAGGCTCGCGCCGAAGTCCGGCCAGAGCAGTCCGACGCAGAGGCCGAGGGCGAGCCCGCTCAGCATCTGGAACACGAGTGGCAATCTGAACAACAGCCGGATCATACGCGATGGTCTCCTTGTCCGGGATATTGCGTGCGGATGGCGCCTAACGCCGTCAGCCGCGCCTCGAAGGCGGACGACAGATGTCGCCACATGCGCTGCTGC
This region of Bradyrhizobium sp. CCGUVB1N3 genomic DNA includes:
- a CDS encoding dicarboxylate/amino acid:cation symporter; the protein is MIRLLFRLPLVFQMLSGLALGLCVGLLWPDFGASLRPIGTAFVEAVKMIVIPIVFASVTLGICRMGRELKVLGRIAAISLGYFYLATVISIIIGLLLNAIFHPGAGAPLAATGKVPQNLAVSVDWIKFFMDMIPSNIVAAMAEQKILPTLVFAILFGLALASVGKVGEPMIAVLEAVIAAMFKITKWITSLAPIAIFAVMAWLFATQGLATVVALAKLVGVMYLGLAIMVAIFWLMLLAIGERPIAVTKAVMEPMILAFSTRSSEVTLPLHMEKLLAMGASERIVSVVLPLGYAFNRDGAIMYFALAVTFLAEAYGVTLTWSTLFTIVMVTTIASKGSANVPSGGLVAIAMVLSAIGLPIEALAIIAGVDAFLDMGRTAINVFGNTVAVKLVERFAGDVLADETEPTAAGLQVQDA